One segment of Marinobacter sediminum DNA contains the following:
- a CDS encoding efflux RND transporter periplasmic adaptor subunit, giving the protein MAKLLRVGITLLVVAVAIVAGSWVWNYYLYSPWTRDGRIRAEVITVAPDVSGWVTQFNVENHQAVSQGELLFTIDDTRYKAALAEAEAKVAQERSAWELATHQYQRRQGLSDSPAISEEDQVTYRINMESAKASYELARAALATARIDLERTQVVAPEDGTISNLHLRQGNYVTQGAAVLSLVKDDSFYVTGYFEETKLQLVHVGQSARMTLMGGGRELTGEVVSIARGIADTNTSSNEQMLPQVQQTFNWVRLAQRIPVDIRLDSVPEDIHLSAGMTVSIYLDAE; this is encoded by the coding sequence ATGGCAAAGCTACTGCGTGTAGGTATTACGTTGCTGGTGGTTGCGGTTGCGATTGTTGCCGGTAGTTGGGTCTGGAACTATTACCTGTACTCGCCCTGGACCCGCGATGGGCGGATACGCGCCGAGGTGATCACGGTTGCGCCGGACGTTTCCGGCTGGGTCACGCAATTTAACGTGGAGAACCACCAGGCTGTGAGCCAGGGAGAGCTCCTCTTTACCATCGATGATACGCGCTATAAGGCTGCGCTTGCGGAGGCCGAGGCCAAGGTGGCGCAAGAACGCAGCGCCTGGGAACTGGCCACGCACCAATATCAGCGCCGGCAGGGACTGTCTGACAGCCCGGCCATCAGTGAGGAAGATCAGGTAACCTACCGCATTAACATGGAGTCTGCGAAGGCCAGTTATGAACTCGCCAGGGCAGCACTGGCGACGGCACGAATTGATCTGGAACGCACGCAAGTAGTGGCGCCGGAAGACGGTACCATCAGCAATCTCCATCTGCGCCAGGGCAATTACGTCACCCAGGGGGCGGCGGTACTGTCGCTGGTGAAAGACGATTCGTTTTATGTCACCGGGTACTTTGAAGAAACCAAGCTGCAGCTGGTTCATGTGGGGCAGTCTGCCCGGATGACGCTGATGGGCGGGGGCCGTGAGCTTACCGGCGAGGTCGTCAGCATCGCCCGCGGGATTGCCGATACCAACACCAGCAGCAACGAGCAGATGCTTCCCCAGGTGCAACAGACATTCAACTGGGTGCGTCTGGCTCAGCGGATTCCGGTGGATATTAGGCTGGACTCAGTGCCTGAGGATATACATCTGAGTGCCGGGATGACGGTTTCGATTTATCTGGACGCCGAGTAG
- a CDS encoding DUF1656 domain-containing protein, with amino-acid sequence MLHELGFGGILFSPLVVLMPMAFILTAVTRLATHYLGLRRYIWKEAWFDVAVFVCYLAVIIYLFGD; translated from the coding sequence ATGCTTCACGAGCTGGGTTTTGGCGGAATACTGTTCAGTCCATTGGTGGTGCTGATGCCGATGGCGTTTATTTTGACTGCCGTCACCCGGCTGGCTACGCATTACCTGGGTCTGCGTCGTTACATCTGGAAGGAAGCCTGGTTCGATGTTGCCGTGTTCGTGTGCTACCTGGCGGTGATTATTTACCTGTTTGGAGATTAG
- a CDS encoding DUF3010 family protein, producing MIICGVELTGSDAVVCLLNLDQGQFSLPECKVRKLSLKKNHTREDLLQFQASFAELMAEYGVKKVVIKERMPKGKFAGGAISFKLEAAIQLISGIELDVALISPALIKSTLAANPLPIPFAETGLKVFQETAFTSAYVGHMAK from the coding sequence ATGATCATTTGCGGTGTTGAACTGACCGGCAGCGATGCCGTTGTGTGTTTGCTGAACCTGGATCAGGGCCAGTTCAGTCTCCCGGAGTGCAAGGTACGCAAGCTGTCACTCAAGAAGAATCACACACGTGAAGACCTGTTGCAGTTTCAGGCATCTTTTGCCGAACTGATGGCCGAATACGGCGTTAAAAAGGTCGTGATCAAGGAACGGATGCCGAAAGGAAAGTTTGCCGGTGGCGCTATCAGTTTCAAGCTGGAGGCAGCCATTCAGCTCATTTCCGGTATCGAACTGGATGTTGCCCTGATCTCGCCGGCGCTCATCAAGTCCACGCTGGCCGCAAACCCGCTGCCCATCCCTTTTGCCGAGACCGGTTTGAAGGTGTTTCAGGAGACAGCCTTTACCTCAGCCTATGTGGGGCACATGGCGAAATAG
- a CDS encoding PBPRA1643 family SWIM/SEC-C metal-binding motif protein, giving the protein MSDKFFYKGRQDARQHHTTYGGFQTSASKKSGSKKYPLTLVVTSEARRQEIEAQVAEAKLYADITLDTRDGAVESISELTALLNKGETVKQAKVPSRNDPCSCGSGLKFKKCCG; this is encoded by the coding sequence ATGTCAGACAAATTTTTCTACAAAGGCCGGCAGGATGCACGCCAGCATCACACGACCTATGGCGGCTTCCAGACCAGTGCCAGTAAAAAGAGTGGCAGCAAGAAGTATCCGTTAACGCTTGTGGTTACCAGTGAAGCCCGCAGGCAGGAGATCGAAGCACAGGTTGCGGAGGCAAAGCTGTATGCGGACATTACCCTTGATACCCGAGACGGGGCAGTGGAATCCATTTCGGAGCTGACCGCACTGCTGAACAAGGGGGAGACCGTCAAGCAGGCCAAGGTTCCGTCACGTAACGATCCATGCAGTTGCGGTAGCGGCCTTAAATTCAAGAAGTGCTGTGGCTAG